From Alteromonas sp. RKMC-009, one genomic window encodes:
- a CDS encoding symmetrical bis(5'-nucleosyl)-tetraphosphatase, with product MSESQTLVIGDIQGCFGGLMALLEKAGFDEQRDTLLAVGDVLARGEDSHATVKYLMDLGDRFCTVLGNHDLHFLAVSQGIKKAKKSDRIDPLLKSKKLGDYVDWFRQFPLAMAVRENTTMVHAGLYPGWSPAQLLAYSDEISTVLKGSGWKTLLENMYGNGPFEWKDTLKGVQRQRFIINACTRMRFIQDQKYLDFACKHHPDDAPANLTPWFSIPNPALCAEQRIIFGHWAALEGETGSEQITGLDTGYVWGNTLTALRLETNELISVSA from the coding sequence ATGAGTGAATCACAAACTCTCGTTATCGGGGATATTCAGGGCTGCTTCGGTGGCCTGATGGCCCTTTTAGAAAAAGCCGGTTTTGATGAGCAAAGAGATACACTTCTTGCGGTGGGTGATGTGCTCGCGCGGGGAGAAGACTCCCATGCCACGGTAAAATATCTGATGGATCTGGGCGACCGCTTCTGCACGGTGCTGGGTAATCACGACCTGCACTTCCTGGCCGTATCTCAGGGCATTAAAAAGGCCAAAAAAAGCGATCGTATTGACCCGCTGTTAAAAAGCAAAAAACTGGGCGACTATGTTGACTGGTTTCGTCAGTTCCCCCTGGCCATGGCTGTCAGGGAAAACACCACGATGGTTCACGCAGGACTTTATCCCGGCTGGTCTCCCGCCCAATTACTCGCTTACAGTGATGAAATCAGTACGGTTCTCAAAGGAAGCGGTTGGAAAACCTTGCTGGAAAATATGTACGGCAATGGTCCTTTCGAATGGAAAGACACACTGAAAGGTGTACAGAGACAGCGTTTTATTATCAACGCCTGTACCCGCATGCGGTTTATACAGGATCAGAAATATCTCGATTTTGCCTGTAAGCATCACCCGGATGATGCTCCGGCCAACCTCACCCCCTGGTTTTCTATCCCCAACCCTGCACTTTGCGCTGAACAACGCATCATTTTCGGACACTGGGCGGCACTTGAGGGAGAAACCGGTTCAGAACAAATCACCGGGCTTGATACCGGCTACGTATGGGGCAATACCCTGACAGCGCTGCGACTGGAAACTAATGAACTGATAAGTGTATCAGCCTGA
- the apaG gene encoding Co2+/Mg2+ efflux protein ApaG, producing MQASPGIIVSVSTRHLPDHPASGPDKYAFAYHITIRNHSDARVQLLSRYWLITDGNGKNTEVQGEGVVGKKPHIDPASEYQYTSGALLDTPVGSMQGHYEMENESGQRFRVPIHIFSLSVPNALN from the coding sequence ATGCAGGCATCGCCAGGCATTATCGTCTCCGTTTCCACACGGCACCTGCCGGATCACCCGGCCAGCGGGCCTGACAAATACGCCTTTGCTTACCACATTACTATCCGTAACCACAGTGATGCCCGCGTTCAGTTGCTGAGCCGCTACTGGCTTATCACCGACGGTAACGGTAAGAATACTGAAGTTCAGGGTGAAGGGGTTGTTGGCAAAAAGCCCCATATCGACCCGGCAAGTGAATATCAGTATACCAGTGGCGCATTACTGGATACGCCTGTGGGCAGTATGCAGGGCCATTACGAAATGGAAAATGAAAGCGGTCAGCGTTTTCGTGTGCCCATTCATATATTCAGCTTAAGTGTGCCGAACGCGCTCAATTAG
- the rsmA gene encoding 16S rRNA (adenine(1518)-N(6)/adenine(1519)-N(6))-dimethyltransferase RsmA encodes MSKTHLGHTARKRFGQNFLHDDYVIGNIVSAINPVDGENLVEIGPGLGALTDPVCEEVSKLTVVELDRDLAERLRHHPFHGSKLTIVEKDALKLDFSTLLPDMPDPEGKLRVFGNLPYNISTPLMFHLFSFAGKVQDMHFMLQKEVVNRLAAGPGSKNYGRLSVMAQYYCAVVPVLHVPPGAFKPPPKVDSAVVRLIPHSQPPVEVTSVTLLEKVCSAAFNQRRKTIRNSLGDWVSEEELVALGLSPTARAETLSLTDFAAVANLVAKRDGEC; translated from the coding sequence ATGAGCAAAACACATTTAGGTCATACCGCCAGAAAGCGATTTGGCCAGAATTTCCTGCATGACGATTATGTCATTGGCAATATTGTCAGTGCCATTAACCCTGTTGATGGCGAAAATCTGGTTGAAATCGGACCGGGTCTGGGTGCACTGACCGATCCGGTTTGTGAAGAAGTTTCAAAACTTACCGTCGTTGAACTGGACCGGGATCTTGCCGAACGGCTGCGTCATCATCCGTTTCATGGCAGTAAGCTGACAATCGTAGAAAAAGACGCGCTGAAACTCGATTTCTCTACGCTGCTGCCCGACATGCCCGACCCTGAAGGCAAACTCAGAGTATTCGGTAACCTGCCTTACAACATTTCCACGCCGCTGATGTTCCACCTGTTCAGCTTTGCCGGAAAAGTGCAGGACATGCACTTCATGTTGCAAAAGGAAGTGGTAAACCGCCTTGCCGCCGGCCCGGGTTCTAAAAACTATGGCCGCCTGTCGGTAATGGCACAATACTACTGCGCAGTAGTACCGGTTCTGCATGTGCCTCCCGGTGCATTCAAGCCGCCCCCGAAGGTAGACTCTGCGGTGGTGCGGTTGATCCCACACAGCCAGCCTCCTGTAGAAGTCACATCAGTCACGTTACTGGAAAAAGTCTGTTCTGCAGCGTTTAATCAACGCAGGAAGACTATCCGTAACAGTCTGGGCGACTGGGTGAGCGAAGAAGAATTAGTAGCGCTGGGTCTGTCACCGACAGCCAGGGCTGAAACATTATCACTGACAGATTTTGCTGCCGTCGCCAACCTGGTAGCAAAACGGGACGGGGAATGCTGA
- the pdxA gene encoding 4-hydroxythreonine-4-phosphate dehydrogenase PdxA — protein sequence MKPIRIAVTPGEPAGIGPDLIIALAQEQWDAQLVVFCDGDMLKARAQLLGLPLQLQPYDAGNNAIQPAGTLYLQQIDTATAVIPGELNSDNGHYVVETLRQACQANMEEGFDAVVTGPVNKSIINKAGVSFSGHTEYFAHQSNTMDVVMLLSTDGLNVALATTHIPLEYVSKAITKDRLNKVIHIINTDLKLKFGIQKPRIYVCGLNPHAGEGGHLGTEELITIIPALDELREEGLDLTGPLPADTIFQPKYLDNADVVLAMYHDQGLPVLKYKGFGASVNITLGLPFIRTSVDHGTACDLAGTGEADAGSFRKAMQKAIELANKQQ from the coding sequence ATGAAGCCAATCAGAATAGCAGTCACTCCCGGCGAACCCGCAGGTATCGGCCCTGACCTCATCATTGCTCTGGCACAGGAGCAGTGGGACGCCCAGCTGGTAGTGTTCTGTGATGGCGACATGCTTAAAGCCCGTGCGCAACTGCTCGGGCTGCCCCTTCAGTTGCAGCCGTATGATGCCGGCAACAATGCCATCCAGCCGGCGGGCACACTGTATTTACAACAAATCGATACAGCGACAGCTGTGATTCCCGGTGAGCTGAACAGCGACAACGGTCATTACGTAGTTGAAACCCTGCGGCAGGCCTGTCAGGCGAATATGGAAGAAGGCTTTGATGCGGTGGTTACCGGACCGGTAAACAAAAGTATCATCAACAAAGCCGGTGTTTCCTTCAGTGGTCACACAGAATACTTCGCTCATCAGTCGAATACGATGGATGTGGTGATGTTATTGTCTACTGACGGCCTTAATGTAGCGCTCGCCACCACCCACATTCCTCTGGAGTATGTATCAAAGGCCATCACCAAAGATCGCCTGAATAAAGTGATTCATATCATCAACACCGATTTGAAACTTAAATTCGGCATTCAGAAGCCAAGAATTTACGTTTGCGGCCTGAATCCTCATGCCGGCGAAGGTGGTCATCTGGGTACTGAAGAATTAATCACCATCATCCCTGCCCTTGATGAACTGCGGGAAGAAGGTCTGGATCTTACCGGTCCGTTACCTGCCGATACGATTTTCCAACCTAAATATCTGGACAATGCCGATGTCGTACTGGCAATGTATCACGATCAAGGTTTACCGGTGCTTAAATACAAAGGATTTGGCGCATCGGTCAATATTACGCTGGGCCTGCCCTTCATCCGGACGTCGGTAGACCACGGCACTGCCTGTGACTTAGCCGGCACCGGTGAAGCAGATGCAGGCAGCTTCAGAAAAGCTATGCAAAAAGCTATTGAGTTAGCGAACAAACAACAATGA
- the surA gene encoding peptidylprolyl isomerase SurA, with translation MKFIIRAICISALFSFMSMAQPVSLDRVAVIVDQGVILESEIEDLIADVKRNAEAQGQALPSDRVLRTQAIERLITKSLQMQMAERMGVQVSDPQLEQTIANIAQQQGASVEDLRNELRQQGIAYDDYREDVREELIVGEVTRANVRRRVYITPQEISGLVKLMDQQGAEQAEYNLGHILIGLPSSPTDEDVASARDRADKVIEILEGGADFAKIAITSSSGSNALEGGDMGWLNINSMPTLFAEAVQGKEKGALVGPIRSGAGFHILKVIDTRGIEKVTIEEVNARHILIKPSIILSDEKAREMLVKFRQQVIDGEADFGELAKEYSEDPGSALKGGELGWSDPSIYVPAFREALAGLEPGEYSQPVRSQFGWHLMQLLDRRFDDATEKRKEDKASQLLYNRKFKEESEAWLREMRDAAYIEVLE, from the coding sequence ATGAAGTTCATTATCCGCGCTATCTGTATCAGTGCCCTGTTTTCATTTATGAGCATGGCGCAACCTGTTTCACTTGACCGCGTAGCGGTTATCGTTGACCAGGGCGTTATTCTGGAAAGTGAAATAGAAGACCTGATTGCAGATGTTAAGCGTAACGCAGAAGCACAGGGACAAGCTTTACCTTCAGACCGTGTTTTACGTACTCAGGCAATTGAACGCCTGATCACCAAAAGTCTGCAAATGCAAATGGCTGAACGTATGGGTGTACAGGTCAGTGATCCCCAACTGGAGCAAACCATCGCCAATATCGCTCAACAACAGGGCGCGTCGGTAGAAGATTTACGCAACGAACTTCGTCAGCAGGGCATTGCTTACGACGATTACCGTGAAGATGTGCGTGAAGAGCTGATCGTAGGCGAAGTGACCCGTGCTAACGTTCGCCGCCGGGTATACATCACACCTCAGGAAATCAGTGGTCTGGTGAAATTAATGGATCAGCAGGGTGCCGAGCAGGCTGAATATAACCTTGGCCACATTCTGATTGGCCTGCCTTCCAGCCCCACTGACGAAGACGTTGCCAGCGCCCGTGACCGTGCAGACAAAGTTATCGAAATCCTCGAAGGTGGTGCTGACTTCGCCAAAATCGCGATTACTTCATCTTCAGGTTCTAACGCTCTGGAAGGTGGTGATATGGGCTGGCTGAACATTAACTCCATGCCGACCCTGTTTGCCGAAGCGGTTCAGGGTAAAGAGAAAGGAGCATTGGTTGGCCCTATCCGCAGTGGTGCCGGTTTCCATATTCTGAAAGTCATCGATACCCGCGGTATTGAAAAAGTGACCATTGAAGAGGTGAATGCCCGTCACATTCTGATAAAACCGTCTATCATTTTAAGCGACGAAAAAGCCCGTGAGATGCTGGTGAAATTCCGTCAGCAAGTTATCGACGGTGAAGCCGACTTCGGCGAGCTGGCAAAAGAATACTCTGAAGACCCGGGTTCTGCATTGAAAGGCGGCGAATTAGGCTGGTCAGATCCAAGCATCTATGTACCGGCATTCCGTGAAGCGTTGGCAGGCCTTGAGCCGGGAGAATACAGCCAGCCTGTACGCTCGCAGTTTGGCTGGCACTTAATGCAGCTTCTTGACCGCCGCTTCGACGATGCAACAGAAAAACGCAAAGAAGATAAAGCTTCTCAGTTGCTGTACAACCGTAAATTTAAAGAAGAGTCAGAAGCCTGGTTGCGTGAAATGCGTGATGCTGCTTACATCGAAGTACTGGAATAA
- a CDS encoding LPS-assembly protein LptD, whose product MKKTCASFLLVALSSTAALAQESRSPAEKNDDSPGFCPVPPVSFSSKKLMPAGEVKVEANRAEIIEREVALFSGNVDITSDSATIRADQAQINNNGQQLYAKGDVEYADKQLHVASDSVDVDSKDESLTMSNTVYHLNGSNGHGDASTIALNTQDGLVLRDVSFTTCPEGEEEWLIRASEISIRRGKAWGEAKHTRFYLGNVPVFYLPYFAFPITNQRQTGFLFPKVSNSSNTGVDYEQPFYWNMAPNYDMTLSPRVMSARGVQLKTEFRHMSAASYSQLNMEYLPQDNDMAENPDRYFYRVFHEGNFADNWTASVNVNGLSDDNYIVDLGSDFYNRADTHLFRTGSVSYSSDEVLFSVNVRDFEIIGDYTDTYRALPEAKLNYVHPLARYLEFRLDSELAWFDNTSPDAPTAMRFHAAPTLAIPFQRQWGEFSAEASMLNTYYRQKNIEGTGLEEKVNRTLGQGKLYGALYFENDESWFSKDMSMTLEPRIQYLYTSYEDQKGIGFYDTTLWLTDVEGLFRGQEFTGLDRISDNNQVTVALTSRLLDKTNREQFVLSVGQIFYLDENKVIAATKEGDRSALAAELDWRVNDEWFFHTDFQIATETDKVERASTTFEYRESSSKLIQLTHRYVRELSGETIDQVGLSAAWPLSDRWQLVGRTYRDLDLNRSVENYFGVQYESCCWAIQIVAQRQLSNRYAADGAQSVDEFDSGISMQFIFKGMGSGSTGNNMLSNGLFGYRQPYSLN is encoded by the coding sequence ATGAAAAAAACCTGTGCCTCCTTTCTGCTTGTCGCACTGAGCAGCACCGCCGCGCTGGCGCAAGAATCACGGTCTCCGGCCGAAAAAAATGACGATTCGCCCGGGTTTTGCCCTGTGCCACCGGTCAGTTTTTCCAGTAAAAAGCTGATGCCGGCCGGTGAAGTGAAAGTTGAGGCTAACCGTGCTGAAATCATTGAACGGGAAGTTGCTCTGTTTTCCGGCAACGTCGATATTACTTCAGACTCTGCCACTATCCGTGCCGATCAGGCGCAGATCAATAACAACGGCCAGCAATTGTATGCCAAGGGCGATGTTGAATACGCAGATAAGCAGTTGCATGTGGCCTCTGACAGCGTGGATGTTGATTCCAAAGATGAAAGCCTGACTATGTCAAACACGGTTTATCATCTTAACGGTTCAAACGGCCACGGCGATGCCAGTACCATTGCGTTAAATACTCAGGATGGCCTTGTTCTGCGTGATGTGAGTTTCACAACCTGTCCGGAAGGTGAAGAAGAGTGGCTGATCCGCGCGTCTGAAATCAGTATCCGCCGGGGCAAAGCCTGGGGTGAAGCCAAGCACACCCGCTTTTATCTGGGCAATGTGCCGGTATTTTATCTGCCTTATTTTGCCTTCCCGATCACAAATCAGCGTCAGACCGGCTTTCTGTTTCCCAAGGTGTCTAACTCCAGTAATACCGGTGTTGATTACGAACAGCCCTTCTACTGGAATATGGCACCGAACTATGACATGACGCTGTCTCCCAGGGTTATGAGTGCCCGTGGCGTGCAGCTGAAGACGGAATTCCGTCATATGTCAGCAGCCAGTTACAGCCAGTTGAATATGGAATATCTGCCACAGGACAATGACATGGCAGAGAATCCGGACCGCTATTTCTACCGCGTATTCCACGAAGGGAACTTCGCAGATAACTGGACCGCCTCAGTGAATGTTAACGGACTGAGCGACGACAACTACATTGTTGATTTAGGCAGTGATTTTTATAACCGTGCCGATACTCACCTGTTCCGGACAGGGTCTGTCAGTTACAGTTCTGATGAAGTGCTTTTCTCGGTGAACGTGAGAGACTTCGAAATTATTGGCGATTACACAGACACCTACCGTGCACTGCCTGAAGCCAAATTGAATTATGTTCATCCGCTGGCCCGTTATCTTGAGTTCCGCCTGGATTCAGAGCTTGCCTGGTTTGACAATACCTCACCGGATGCGCCCACCGCGATGCGATTCCACGCTGCGCCCACACTGGCGATACCTTTTCAGCGACAGTGGGGAGAATTTTCCGCCGAAGCCAGCATGCTGAATACTTATTATCGCCAGAAAAATATCGAAGGAACCGGACTGGAAGAGAAAGTGAACCGGACGCTGGGACAGGGAAAACTTTACGGCGCATTGTATTTCGAGAATGACGAAAGCTGGTTCAGTAAAGACATGTCGATGACCCTTGAGCCGCGAATACAGTATCTGTATACCAGTTACGAAGATCAGAAGGGGATCGGATTCTACGACACCACTCTGTGGCTGACTGACGTGGAAGGTCTTTTCCGTGGTCAGGAATTTACCGGTCTTGACCGTATCAGCGACAATAATCAGGTTACCGTGGCGTTAACCAGTCGCCTGCTGGATAAGACTAACCGGGAACAATTCGTACTCAGTGTGGGTCAGATATTCTACCTCGATGAAAACAAAGTCATTGCCGCGACAAAAGAAGGTGACCGTTCAGCGCTGGCCGCAGAGCTGGACTGGCGGGTAAATGATGAATGGTTCTTCCATACTGATTTTCAAATCGCCACAGAAACCGATAAAGTAGAGCGCGCAAGCACCACGTTTGAATACAGGGAAAGCAGCAGTAAGCTGATTCAGCTGACGCACCGCTATGTGAGGGAACTCTCCGGCGAAACCATTGACCAAGTAGGACTGTCTGCCGCCTGGCCTTTATCCGACCGCTGGCAACTTGTCGGCCGGACATACCGTGATTTAGACCTGAACCGGAGTGTAGAAAACTACTTCGGTGTGCAGTATGAATCCTGTTGCTGGGCCATTCAGATTGTTGCCCAGCGTCAGTTAAGTAACCGTTATGCCGCCGACGGTGCGCAATCTGTCGATGAATTCGATTCCGGTATTTCCATGCAATTCATTTTCAAAGGAATGGGTTCAGGAAGCACCGGCAATAATATGTTGTCGAACGGATTATTTGGCTACCGGCAGCCATATAGTTTAAATTAA
- the djlA gene encoding co-chaperone DjlA, with the protein MSFWGKILGFVFGFMFLKIPGAILGLIVGHFFDKAYSQDFNQLGGFGRFFTDQSGMKQQAVFFHALFSSLGHLAKSDGQVTEREIKIATVLMDDMQLTGDARREAQQAFREGKSSAFPLADTLKGLVESCHGRRDILQMFLEILIQAAFADGTLSTPEYKVLEKVAMALNFKRKDLDFLISAYEAEIRFRQRGGQGGQHGHQQRAQSYSDTQSLDDAYSILGVTASDDEKTIKRAYRKRMSEHHPDKLVSKGLPQQALDIAKAKAQDIQAAYELIKEKRGF; encoded by the coding sequence ATGTCTTTTTGGGGGAAAATCCTCGGCTTTGTATTTGGTTTTATGTTCCTGAAAATACCGGGAGCGATCTTAGGTTTAATCGTGGGGCACTTCTTCGATAAGGCTTACAGTCAGGATTTTAATCAGCTCGGCGGATTTGGTCGTTTCTTTACTGACCAGTCCGGAATGAAGCAGCAGGCAGTATTTTTCCATGCGCTCTTTTCTTCACTGGGCCACCTGGCGAAATCCGATGGTCAGGTTACCGAGCGGGAGATAAAAATTGCTACGGTACTGATGGATGATATGCAGCTGACCGGCGATGCCCGCCGTGAAGCCCAGCAGGCATTCCGTGAAGGTAAATCATCCGCTTTTCCGCTGGCAGATACACTTAAAGGCCTGGTTGAATCCTGCCATGGCCGCCGGGACATACTGCAAATGTTCCTGGAAATCCTGATTCAGGCTGCGTTTGCCGACGGCACGCTGTCCACACCAGAATACAAAGTGCTGGAAAAAGTCGCCATGGCGCTGAATTTCAAGCGTAAAGATCTGGATTTTCTGATTTCTGCTTATGAAGCGGAAATTCGATTCCGTCAGCGCGGCGGGCAGGGTGGTCAGCACGGTCATCAGCAACGTGCACAGTCATATTCTGACACCCAGTCGCTGGATGATGCTTACAGTATTCTCGGTGTAACCGCGTCGGATGATGAGAAAACCATAAAACGTGCTTATCGCAAGCGCATGTCTGAGCATCATCCGGACAAACTGGTATCAAAAGGCTTACCGCAACAGGCGCTGGATATTGCCAAAGCCAAAGCGCAGGATATTCAGGCTGCCTATGAACTTATCAAAGAAAAGCGCGGGTTCTGA
- the xerD gene encoding site-specific tyrosine recombinase XerD: protein MAKELLSDKNRALIDEFTDMLWLEKGLSEHTQQSYRTDLSKLALFCQAKEKIDDISLLYTESVQAWLQYRHEAGLSARSTQRAMSAMRAFYIYLIGKQVRTDNPVTQLANPKLPKKLPSSLSEAQVDDLLNAPNPEDPVECRDKCMLEVLYATGLRVSELIGLRLDQVSIQQGVVRVTGKGNKDRLVPLGEDAVDWIETYCKTARPELVKHQTDVLFLSLRGVQMTRQTFWHRIKHYASVAGITQHLSPHTLRHAFATHLLNHGADLRVVQMLLGHSDLSTTQIYTHVATERLQNLIHTHHPRG, encoded by the coding sequence ATGGCAAAAGAGTTACTGAGCGACAAAAACCGGGCGTTAATTGACGAGTTCACCGATATGCTCTGGTTAGAGAAAGGGTTGAGTGAACATACCCAGCAGAGCTACCGCACTGACTTATCAAAACTGGCTCTGTTCTGTCAGGCGAAAGAGAAGATAGACGATATCAGCCTGCTGTACACTGAATCAGTGCAGGCCTGGTTACAGTACCGTCATGAGGCCGGCTTGTCTGCCCGCAGTACCCAGCGGGCCATGTCTGCCATGCGTGCGTTTTATATTTACCTTATCGGAAAGCAGGTACGTACCGATAACCCGGTGACTCAGCTTGCTAATCCGAAGTTGCCGAAAAAATTGCCTTCGTCATTAAGTGAAGCTCAGGTGGATGATTTGCTCAATGCGCCAAACCCTGAAGATCCGGTAGAGTGCCGTGACAAATGTATGTTGGAAGTGCTTTACGCTACAGGGTTGCGGGTCAGTGAACTTATTGGCTTACGGCTGGATCAGGTGAGTATTCAGCAAGGTGTTGTCAGGGTGACCGGTAAAGGCAATAAAGACCGTCTTGTGCCGCTGGGAGAGGACGCTGTCGACTGGATAGAAACCTACTGTAAAACCGCCAGACCTGAACTGGTAAAACACCAGACAGATGTACTTTTTCTCAGCCTGCGGGGCGTGCAGATGACCAGGCAGACGTTCTGGCACCGCATTAAGCACTACGCCTCTGTTGCCGGTATCACACAACATTTATCGCCGCACACGTTGCGCCACGCATTTGCCACACATCTGTTAAACCACGGGGCTGATCTGCGGGTAGTGCAAATGTTACTTGGTCACAGTGATCTCTCTACCACACAAATTTACACCCATGTTGCCACCGAGCGGCTGCAAAACCTCATTCATACCCATCACCCGAGGGGATGA
- a CDS encoding type II toxin-antitoxin system HipA family toxin has product MTSKAYVFVDGLESKPVICGIVELDTSSASGRFRYGKSWLSRDDAFPLDPVNLPLSESEFSSSVNHGLFGALADAGADSWGEKVILSIHSTVPKNKLEFLLAGSGMGVGSLVFSLSKTGSKHKVNKNHLGKLPMLLRTKDAILADEEISTEAKKAFEYGVSMGGARPKTVVSDDRKLYLAKFNRPDDRINIVRVENASMKMLAELPVRVASTSVVNTGSGDVLLVERFDVKNGVPVCHFLSANSLFHTGKVSDSSLRNQYTYGQLAEFLRKHSANPYDAHELYYRMVFNILTGNTDDHTRNHAILYEFETRQWRLSPAYDVLPVNNSLLHGMGIGDQGRRSNIDNALSQSRRFGLKTFKARRIIEEVIELVSEWPAYMTENGVSDADIIRLRSMIPAQANLHPLG; this is encoded by the coding sequence ATGACTTCTAAAGCGTATGTGTTTGTTGACGGACTTGAAAGTAAACCCGTTATATGCGGAATTGTTGAACTGGATACCAGTTCTGCAAGCGGGCGTTTTCGCTATGGCAAATCCTGGCTCTCTCGCGATGATGCCTTTCCCTTAGATCCTGTTAACTTACCGCTCTCAGAGAGTGAATTCAGCAGTTCCGTTAATCATGGTCTGTTTGGCGCACTGGCAGATGCAGGCGCAGACTCCTGGGGTGAGAAAGTCATCCTTTCTATTCACAGTACAGTACCGAAAAATAAACTGGAATTTCTTCTGGCCGGATCTGGCATGGGAGTAGGCTCACTGGTTTTCAGTCTGTCAAAGACAGGCTCCAAACATAAGGTAAATAAAAACCATCTTGGCAAACTGCCTATGTTGTTGAGAACAAAAGACGCCATACTCGCCGACGAAGAAATCAGTACTGAAGCCAAAAAAGCGTTCGAATATGGCGTAAGTATGGGCGGCGCGCGACCAAAAACCGTGGTTTCTGATGACAGAAAGCTCTATCTGGCGAAATTTAACCGGCCCGATGACCGCATAAACATTGTAAGAGTGGAAAATGCCAGCATGAAAATGTTGGCGGAGTTGCCGGTGCGGGTTGCCTCCACCAGTGTCGTCAATACCGGCTCCGGTGATGTCCTGCTCGTTGAGCGGTTTGATGTGAAAAATGGCGTACCCGTATGCCATTTTCTCAGCGCAAACTCTCTGTTTCACACGGGGAAAGTGAGTGATTCCTCACTGAGAAATCAATACACCTATGGACAACTGGCTGAGTTTCTCAGGAAGCACAGCGCAAACCCTTACGATGCGCACGAACTGTATTACCGGATGGTTTTCAATATATTGACAGGCAATACTGATGACCATACGCGTAATCACGCGATTCTCTACGAATTTGAAACCCGCCAGTGGCGCTTGTCTCCAGCCTATGATGTTCTGCCCGTCAATAACAGCTTATTACACGGTATGGGTATCGGTGACCAGGGCAGACGTAGCAATATCGATAACGCACTGAGCCAGTCCCGCCGCTTTGGCCTGAAAACATTTAAAGCGCGCCGTATTATTGAGGAAGTAATTGAACTTGTATCGGAATGGCCGGCATACATGACTGAAAATGGTGTCAGTGACGCAGATATAATCAGACTCCGTTCCATGATACCTGCACAAGCAAACCTTCATCCCCTCGGGTGA
- a CDS encoding helix-turn-helix domain-containing protein encodes MDQQELAVRCGVGRNTISNIENGRNVSVSSLLMVLEQLELIDDFQVVIDEKLNENNAALVRKSRKYTELDNDF; translated from the coding sequence ATGGACCAACAGGAACTGGCTGTAAGGTGCGGCGTAGGCAGAAACACAATCTCAAATATTGAGAATGGCAGAAATGTCAGTGTATCAAGCTTGCTCATGGTGCTGGAGCAACTGGAATTAATCGATGACTTTCAGGTGGTGATTGACGAAAAATTGAATGAAAACAATGCCGCTTTAGTAAGAAAATCAAGGAAGTACACGGAGCTGGACAATGACTTCTAA
- a CDS encoding DsbC family protein, whose translation MKNIRYAVMVALGIVLSTGCSAESDASSESTGKAASQPAATVNSSAEQAVNDKVKSIVGVEPEAIANSPVDGLLEVTAANQVFYVTENADYMMFGHMYDVNAGMKDLTEVALGQVRLDAIAPFADQGIEFKAENEKHVMTVFTDYTCGYCKKLHREVDELNEAGITVRYLAWPRAGLGTENYENMVSIWCAKNPQEALTRAKSIANPTFAKEDCDNTVAEQFVAGRKLGIRGTPAIIFDNGTMLPGYKPADVLIQEIAQTE comes from the coding sequence GTGAAGAATATTCGTTATGCCGTGATGGTTGCGTTAGGTATTGTGCTTTCAACAGGGTGCTCGGCAGAATCTGATGCATCATCTGAATCCACCGGAAAGGCGGCAAGTCAGCCTGCGGCGACTGTAAACAGCAGTGCAGAGCAGGCGGTCAACGATAAAGTAAAAAGCATAGTGGGTGTTGAACCTGAAGCTATTGCTAATTCTCCTGTTGACGGTTTGCTGGAAGTGACTGCGGCGAATCAGGTGTTTTATGTAACAGAAAATGCAGATTATATGATGTTCGGTCACATGTACGATGTGAACGCGGGCATGAAAGATCTTACCGAAGTGGCGCTGGGTCAGGTTCGTCTTGATGCCATTGCACCGTTCGCTGATCAGGGCATCGAATTTAAAGCTGAAAACGAAAAGCATGTGATGACGGTCTTTACCGACTACACCTGCGGCTATTGTAAGAAGTTACACCGAGAAGTAGATGAGTTAAATGAGGCCGGTATTACTGTACGTTATCTTGCGTGGCCCCGTGCCGGACTGGGTACAGAAAACTATGAAAATATGGTTTCTATCTGGTGTGCAAAGAATCCTCAGGAAGCATTGACCCGCGCGAAATCAATTGCTAACCCGACCTTTGCAAAAGAAGATTGCGATAATACTGTCGCCGAACAATTTGTTGCCGGCCGTAAACTGGGGATCCGTGGTACTCCTGCCATCATTTTCGACAACGGAACCATGTTGCCGGGTTATAAGCCTGCAGACGTCCTGATCCAAGAAATCGCACAAACTGAATAA